In the genome of Lynx canadensis isolate LIC74 chromosome F1, mLynCan4.pri.v2, whole genome shotgun sequence, one region contains:
- the KISS1 gene encoding metastasis-suppressor KiSS-1 translates to MNSLVSWQLMLFLCATSFRETFEKVAPVENPLSTGQRLGSQALLAPWEQSPRCAERKTAGAQPNARGASLCPPPESAAGPQRPGLCAPRSRLIPAPRGAVLVQREKDLSAYNWNSFGLRYGKRQTAPPGSVRGGRCAWLSARCGMRAGA, encoded by the exons ATGAACTCGCTGGTTTCTTGGCAGCTGATGCTCTTCCTCTGTGCCACCTCCTTCAGAGAGACATTTGAAAAGGTGGCACCCGTGGAGAATCCTCTATCTACAG GCCAGCGGCTCGGATCCCAGGCCCTCCTGGCCCCGTGGGAGCAGAGCCCGCGATGCGCGGAGAGAAAGACCGCCGGGGCCCAACCCAACGCGCGGGGGGCCTCGCTGTGCCCTCCTCCCGAGAGTGCCGCGGGGCCCCAGCGGCCAGGCCTGTGCGCCCCCCGCAGCCGCCTGATCCCCGCCCCGCGGGGCGCGGTGCTGGTTCAGCGGGAGAAGGACCTGTCCGCCTACAACTGGAACTCCTTCGGCCTGCGCTACGGGAAGCGGCAGACCGCGCCTCCCGGAAGCGTCCGCGGGGGGCGCTGCGCTTGGCTGAGCGCCAGGTGCGGGATGAGGGCCGGGGCATGA